ACCGAATTGCAGGGATGTGATTTTAAGAGGAAAGgcagttttgtttttcagtgaatACATTCCTAGATTGGCGGAAACtgactaaatataaaaaaagggaaaaactatGTTTCTAATACTTTACATGGAATGGTGAAGAGTATTTTGTCTTTGGATGACATATCTGTCCAGTTATGTTTAGAAGCGGGAATTTTTTCCAAGATATTAACACCTTATAAAAGTATTTGTCTTATAATAAGTTGGATTAACTTAATTGATGATAACTGAATAACTATTAACAGCAGTCCTCAAATATTACAAATCAATTCACTGACTATGTGTAAAGCAGGTTGAGATTCCTATACACCTTCTGGGagtttaaatctttcttttgtctttctcaaATGAAGCCTCTTTGCCTGGaataattattctcttctagccaACAAAAATGAACTCTAATTTTAAATAGGTATTATTAAATCCCACTGAAATAGGCTTCGTGCAGATGTATTCGCTAAAACATCCCTTTATTGACTGTGCACAGTTATTAACGATTCACATTTCACTTTATCTACGGAGTGGAAGAGCATTTATTCTTTCACTAAAGAGTTAAGTCTTCCGGGCAGCAGCAGGAGCGCAGAGCTTCTGCCTACACAGCACTGTCCTGTGACTGTGAAGCGCCTCTACGGTGACACAACAGGAATAGGTAAGACAAATGgatttcttcctccctccatcaTCTCCCTCCCTGCCAATACACtcctcttattttataaaatgccaaTAAGTAAACAGTTCGTGCACTGGTACTTCCATCAATCAGAAGAGGAACTTCAACATTTATTTGGCACCACTGAGTTCAGAACATCCTTTAGGGCTCTGTGAAAGTGACGAAAGGAGTGTGAGACCATGGACATTTCTTCAAGAAGATGCTTTATGGAAAGAGAGGTTGAAAATCATGAGGGCATTAGTCAGCCTCCAGCACTTTGCTGCTCAAGTTTCAGGAGCTGCTTTTCAAGTTTTGAGGTGTTTACCCGATGCATCATCAGAAACTGGCCATTCAAATGAAAGACAGGAATGTCAAATTTATACCTTTCATACCAAGCAGAGTTTTCTGGAAGTGTGATGTCCACCTCCTGTAAAATAAACTGAAACACAGACAGACTAAAGCTCTGCATTTGAGAGACCACGGAGCCATGCAACAATTGCAGCGATGAACTGATCCCCAGACCGTTCCTAAACTGAG
This portion of the Eulemur rufifrons isolate Redbay chromosome 17, OSU_ERuf_1, whole genome shotgun sequence genome encodes:
- the C17H5orf63 gene encoding glutaredoxin-like protein C5orf63 homolog, with product MLWFQGNSMQLTKCSFGLFLRNFSASKTTLPVLTLFTKDPCPLCEEAKEVLKPYKNRFILQEVDITLPENSAWYERYKFDIPVFHLNGQFLMMHRVNTSKLEKQLLKLEQQSAGG